From one Halosimplex rubrum genomic stretch:
- a CDS encoding type II/IV secretion system ATPase subunit: MTDHGRPKPSDELRQVASRRPHLMDHLKKFKQITGEFPTFIEEADDDYESNRPNVLYPVGGPIFCHIYGDIGQDMKYYAIEPELDDEESVVFEQVRNKLLQKSVNKPAPTSDTEYDDRIEELLQESTNVTGGASDESGVLSRFNKLSNLGKVEVTESTYENILYRLNRDIVGLGPLEPVMRDPANEDIHVIGPHECHVDHSVYGMLSTTVDFGTPEEYDQWLKNMGERIGDPVSDSDPIVDSTLPDGSRLNLIYSDDVSVKGPSLTIRQGDDVPLSIFQITKWGTLSPQLAAYLWLCLENEQTVFVVGETASGKTTTLNSIMAFIPRDAKIYTAEDTAEVLPPHDTWQKLLTREGEDEASSVDMFDLVAAALRSRPDYIIVGEVRGEEGRMAFQAAQTGHPVMLTFHASDIVSMIQRFTGEPINVPETFMDVADVALFQNRVKQGDDVLRRVTSVQEIEGYSKEMDGVVTRQSFYWDPVEDDIVFQGMNNSFVLEEQIATLLGYEDTRDIYDDLNFRASVIERAIQEGILGYHEVNELIEDFQRDGVEGLPFDIHRTE; this comes from the coding sequence ATGACAGACCACGGACGACCCAAGCCCTCGGACGAACTCAGACAGGTGGCATCGCGCCGTCCGCACCTGATGGACCACCTGAAGAAGTTCAAGCAGATCACGGGGGAGTTCCCCACGTTCATCGAAGAGGCCGACGACGACTACGAGTCCAATCGGCCGAACGTCCTCTACCCCGTCGGCGGGCCGATCTTCTGTCACATCTACGGCGACATCGGCCAGGACATGAAGTACTACGCCATCGAGCCGGAACTCGACGACGAGGAGTCGGTCGTCTTCGAGCAGGTGCGCAACAAGCTCCTCCAGAAGTCCGTCAACAAGCCCGCCCCCACCAGCGACACGGAGTACGACGACCGCATCGAGGAACTGCTCCAGGAGTCCACCAACGTCACGGGCGGCGCCAGCGACGAGAGCGGCGTCCTCTCGCGGTTCAACAAGCTCTCGAACCTCGGGAAGGTCGAGGTCACCGAGTCGACCTACGAGAACATCCTCTACCGACTGAACCGGGACATCGTCGGGCTCGGCCCGCTCGAACCGGTGATGCGCGACCCCGCCAACGAGGACATCCACGTCATCGGCCCCCACGAGTGCCACGTCGACCACTCCGTCTACGGGATGCTCTCGACGACCGTCGACTTCGGCACCCCCGAGGAGTACGACCAGTGGCTCAAGAACATGGGCGAGCGCATCGGCGACCCCGTCTCCGACAGCGACCCCATCGTCGACTCCACGCTTCCGGACGGCTCGCGTCTGAACCTCATCTACTCCGACGACGTGTCCGTCAAGGGCCCCTCGCTGACCATCCGTCAGGGCGACGACGTACCCCTGTCGATCTTCCAGATTACGAAGTGGGGGACGCTTTCCCCGCAGCTCGCCGCCTATCTCTGGCTCTGCCTGGAGAACGAGCAGACCGTCTTCGTCGTCGGGGAGACGGCGTCGGGGAAGACCACCACCCTCAATTCCATCATGGCGTTCATCCCCCGCGACGCCAAGATCTACACCGCGGAGGACACCGCCGAGGTCCTGCCGCCCCACGACACCTGGCAGAAGCTCCTGACCAGAGAGGGCGAGGACGAGGCCTCCAGCGTCGACATGTTCGACCTCGTCGCGGCCGCGCTCCGTTCGCGCCCCGACTACATCATCGTCGGTGAGGTCCGCGGCGAGGAGGGGCGGATGGCCTTCCAGGCCGCCCAGACCGGCCACCCGGTGATGCTGACCTTCCACGCGAGCGACATCGTCTCGATGATCCAGCGGTTCACCGGCGAACCGATCAACGTCCCGGAGACGTTCATGGACGTGGCCGACGTGGCGCTGTTCCAGAACCGCGTCAAGCAGGGTGACGATGTCTTGCGTCGGGTCACCTCGGTCCAGGAGATCGAGGGCTACTCCAAGGAGATGGACGGTGTCGTCACCCGCCAGAGCTTCTACTGGGACCCCGTCGAGGACGATATCGTCTTCCAGGGCATGAACAACTCGTTCGTCCTCGAGGAGCAGATCGCGACCCTGCTGGGGTACGAGGACACCCGGGACATCTACGACGACCTCAACTTCCGGGCGAGCGTCATCGAGCGCGCCATCCAGGAGGGTATCCTGGGGTACCACGAGGTCAACGAGCTGATCGAGGACTTCCAGCGCGACGGCGTGGAAGGCCTCCCCTTCGACATCCACAGGACCGAGTGA
- a CDS encoding ATPase domain-containing protein — protein sequence MSIATNDLFSLGLKERDRINKELGGGIPPGSIVLVEGDYGAGKSAISQRFAYGLCEEDHSVTMLSTELTVGSFLDQMHSLDYGMVEHLLDEDMLFLHADIGDGNTFSGQEEEGDRKELLKRLMEAEVMWDSEVVIIDTFDAILRNDPKFEALVRQNDERQAALEIISFFRDIISQGKVIMLTVDPSTLDEEAIGPFRAIADVFLELEMIEVGNDVRRQISVLRFAGMGEQVGDTIGYSVRSGTGIVVESRSVA from the coding sequence ATGAGCATCGCGACCAACGATCTGTTCTCACTGGGACTGAAGGAGCGCGACCGGATCAACAAGGAGCTGGGCGGCGGTATCCCGCCCGGCAGCATCGTCCTCGTCGAGGGCGACTACGGCGCAGGCAAGTCCGCGATCAGCCAGCGCTTCGCCTACGGCCTCTGCGAGGAGGACCACTCGGTGACGATGCTCTCGACCGAGCTCACGGTCGGGAGCTTCCTCGACCAGATGCACTCGCTGGACTACGGCATGGTCGAGCACCTCCTCGACGAGGACATGCTGTTCCTCCACGCCGACATCGGCGACGGGAACACCTTCTCCGGCCAGGAGGAGGAGGGCGACCGCAAGGAGCTGCTCAAGCGGCTGATGGAGGCCGAGGTGATGTGGGACTCGGAAGTCGTCATCATCGACACCTTCGACGCCATCCTCCGCAACGACCCAAAGTTCGAGGCGCTGGTCCGCCAGAACGACGAGCGCCAGGCCGCTCTGGAGATCATCTCCTTCTTCCGGGACATCATCTCCCAGGGGAAGGTCATCATGCTGACCGTCGACCCCTCGACGCTCGACGAGGAGGCGATCGGCCCCTTCCGGGCCATCGCCGACGTGTTCCTCGAACTGGAGATGATCGAGGTCGGCAACGACGTGCGCCGCCAGATCAGCGTCCTCCGGTTCGCCGGTATGGGCGAGCAGGTCGGGGACACCATCGGGTACTCGGTGCGGTCGGGTACCGGCATCGTGGTCGAATCGCGCAGCGTCGCCTGA
- a CDS encoding CARDB domain-containing protein has translation MASVSVSHMILFIASMLVAASVAGVFTDTVGQLSNAIDDQGLQVSQDVRTDVEIISDSGSANVYDDVTDNVTLHVKNTGSETLPAEPSAVNVFVNGQFETDVNVSLYGEGPNWRPGSVLKVVIDRTDDPLDLNTDHRVKVVVNGDEEVFEFRT, from the coding sequence GTGGCTAGCGTCTCGGTGTCGCACATGATCCTGTTCATCGCGTCGATGCTGGTCGCCGCCAGCGTCGCCGGCGTGTTCACCGACACGGTCGGTCAGCTGAGCAACGCCATCGACGACCAGGGACTGCAGGTGAGCCAGGACGTGCGCACCGACGTGGAGATCATCAGCGACAGCGGGTCGGCGAACGTCTACGACGATGTCACGGACAACGTCACGCTTCACGTCAAGAACACGGGCTCGGAGACGTTACCGGCCGAGCCGAGCGCGGTCAACGTCTTCGTCAACGGGCAGTTCGAGACGGACGTGAACGTGTCGCTGTACGGCGAGGGGCCCAACTGGCGGCCCGGGTCGGTCCTGAAAGTCGTGATCGACCGGACCGACGACCCGCTCGACCTGAACACCGACCACCGCGTGAAGGTGGTCGTCAACGGCGACGAGGAGGTGTTCGAGTTCCGCACATGA
- a CDS encoding flagellin, translating to MGFSVSGSLVVILLGLFIALSAYYGSVSNAGERLHDARSAAQDRADRIADSDIEITGLSVFSTPSCGVRVEINNTGSTKLLLSDTDLLLGNGYRTGWAEGAVVDGAANGSEPGTDLWLPGERLTVEESGLDAAPRSVKVVSGPGVAATRGVTAACS from the coding sequence ATGGGCTTCTCCGTCAGCGGGTCGCTGGTCGTGATCCTGCTGGGGCTGTTCATCGCCCTGTCGGCGTACTACGGCAGCGTCTCCAACGCCGGCGAGCGCCTCCACGACGCGCGCAGCGCCGCCCAGGACCGCGCCGACCGGATCGCCGACTCCGACATCGAGATCACGGGACTGAGCGTGTTCTCGACCCCGTCCTGCGGCGTCCGAGTCGAGATCAACAACACCGGGTCGACGAAGCTGCTGTTGAGCGACACCGACCTGCTGCTGGGGAACGGCTACCGGACCGGCTGGGCCGAGGGAGCCGTCGTCGACGGCGCGGCCAACGGGTCGGAACCGGGGACGGACCTGTGGCTCCCCGGCGAGCGGCTCACCGTCGAGGAGTCCGGCCTCGACGCGGCGCCGCGGTCGGTCAAGGTCGTCTCCGGCCCCGGCGTCGCCGCCACGCGGGGGGTGACCGCCGCGTGTTCGTGA
- a CDS encoding flagellin, with protein MGFSVSGSAALIFAGLLIAFGMWHSAAANSFERVSEAQSDRSDGLLDQKNTAVDIDSASTAEGDLTVEATNTGSTALSLNETDLLVDNEYRTGWRANATVDGDAGTYLWLPGERLAIEVPPEGTPGRVKLATEAGVSDTEVVV; from the coding sequence ATGGGCTTCAGCGTTAGCGGGTCCGCGGCGTTGATCTTCGCCGGCCTGCTCATCGCGTTCGGCATGTGGCACTCCGCCGCCGCCAACAGCTTCGAACGGGTCTCGGAGGCCCAGAGCGACCGGTCGGACGGACTGCTCGACCAGAAGAACACGGCGGTCGACATCGATTCGGCGTCCACCGCGGAGGGCGATCTGACCGTCGAGGCGACCAACACCGGGTCGACGGCGCTGTCGCTCAACGAGACGGATCTGCTGGTCGACAACGAGTACCGGACCGGCTGGCGAGCGAACGCCACCGTCGACGGCGACGCGGGGACGTACCTGTGGCTCCCCGGTGAGCGACTCGCTATCGAGGTCCCCCCGGAAGGAACGCCCGGTCGCGTCAAACTCGCGACCGAGGCCGGCGTCTCCGACACGGAGGTGGTCGTCTGA
- a CDS encoding FlaD/FlaE family flagellar protein, translated as MSPVAQSLGPVAPGASDALPALLVVLTSGVLGMSIRQMIDIFGDDDGDGEDDESMADGGLMAEDGDDDELGGFGGLDDDDGGDEFGEFGGDEFGDMDDGGGGADTDELEHRLDELETEVGSLSSTVNTVRNENEQIAETVDDVEENVRKLLDIYEMVTRGVNPFADDMEPGGMGGAGGGGNFGLFDDGDDGDDDDEDLDDEIANADAEGFFDEDLVEDEGPSDDGVDDVMGGDGDDLDPFEDDGGTFDDDALDDDEFGGMDDLDDETDGLDDDFDDADDGGNDDMSDASDGEGGKSFAELKDEYESGDAEWADELEGEPGDDPGEDSLEDDLGDADDLLDDSEDGGDMADDDLLDDSEDGGDMADDDLFDEVIEDDGIDDEMDGIGDEVETDTEPDAEPEPTADDATGPDPEPESEPAADAADGAADAAARSAADASTDGADTDGKPYLTTMPEGIASELVVVEWLEYLVDRVGVRETARAIDYYERIDWVAEPVAEDLQAYLRGFDGSGEEGGLTIDHHTQSLRYISQLDGDAAEAVALSKLAGSRGGGADGLQR; from the coding sequence ATGAGTCCCGTCGCTCAGTCGTTGGGCCCGGTCGCGCCGGGCGCGTCGGATGCGCTCCCCGCGCTGTTGGTCGTGTTGACCAGCGGCGTCCTCGGGATGAGTATCCGACAGATGATCGACATCTTCGGCGACGACGACGGGGACGGCGAGGACGACGAGAGCATGGCCGACGGCGGGCTGATGGCCGAGGACGGTGACGACGACGAGCTGGGCGGCTTCGGCGGCCTCGACGACGACGACGGCGGCGACGAGTTCGGCGAGTTCGGCGGCGACGAGTTCGGCGACATGGACGACGGCGGCGGCGGCGCGGACACGGACGAACTCGAACACCGCCTCGACGAGCTGGAGACCGAGGTCGGGAGCCTCTCCTCGACGGTCAACACCGTCCGCAACGAGAACGAGCAGATCGCCGAGACCGTCGACGATGTCGAGGAGAACGTCCGGAAGCTGCTGGACATCTACGAGATGGTCACCCGCGGCGTCAACCCCTTCGCCGACGACATGGAGCCCGGCGGGATGGGCGGCGCCGGCGGCGGCGGGAACTTCGGCCTCTTCGACGACGGCGACGACGGCGACGACGACGACGAGGACCTGGACGACGAGATCGCCAACGCCGACGCGGAGGGCTTCTTCGACGAAGACCTCGTCGAGGACGAGGGCCCCTCCGATGACGGCGTCGACGACGTGATGGGCGGTGACGGCGACGACCTGGACCCGTTCGAGGACGACGGCGGGACGTTCGACGACGACGCGCTGGACGACGACGAGTTCGGCGGGATGGACGACCTCGACGACGAGACGGACGGCCTGGACGACGACTTCGACGACGCGGACGACGGAGGAAACGACGACATGAGCGACGCATCCGACGGGGAGGGCGGCAAGTCCTTCGCGGAACTGAAAGACGAGTACGAGTCCGGCGACGCCGAGTGGGCCGACGAACTGGAGGGCGAACCCGGAGACGATCCGGGCGAGGACTCGCTCGAGGACGACCTGGGAGACGCCGACGACCTCCTCGACGACAGCGAGGACGGCGGCGACATGGCCGACGACGACCTCCTCGACGACAGCGAGGACGGCGGCGACATGGCCGACGACGACCTCTTCGACGAGGTCATCGAGGACGACGGGATCGACGACGAGATGGACGGGATCGGTGACGAGGTCGAGACGGACACCGAACCCGACGCGGAGCCGGAGCCGACCGCGGACGACGCGACCGGGCCGGACCCGGAGCCCGAGTCCGAGCCGGCGGCCGACGCCGCGGACGGGGCGGCCGACGCGGCTGCCCGGTCGGCGGCCGACGCTTCGACCGACGGAGCGGACACCGACGGCAAGCCGTACCTGACGACGATGCCGGAGGGGATCGCGAGCGAACTCGTGGTCGTCGAGTGGCTGGAGTACCTCGTCGACCGGGTGGGCGTCCGCGAGACGGCGCGGGCCATCGACTACTACGAGCGGATCGACTGGGTGGCCGAGCCGGTCGCCGAGGACCTGCAGGCGTACCTGCGCGGGTTCGACGGCTCGGGTGAGGAGGGCGGACTGACGATCGACCACCACACCCAGAGCCTGCGATACATCAGCCAGCTCGACGGCGACGCCGCCGAGGCCGTCGCGCTCTCGAAACTCGCGGGATCTCGGGGAGGTGGAGCCGATGGGCTTCAGCGTTAG
- a CDS encoding chemotaxis protein CheD yields MKVYDGTTTESEPASQPERVKVGIAESKVADEDALLTTSGLGSCLGVAVYDRSASVAGLVHVMLPSIDEMEGGNDAKFADSGIRALVADMERRGADRERMEAKIAGGSDMLDFSENGSGIGVRNVEMGRRTLAEFDIPVVGEDVGGDHGRSLRLEATSGDLIVKSANRDPVTL; encoded by the coding sequence ATGAAAGTCTACGACGGGACGACGACCGAGAGCGAGCCCGCGAGCCAGCCCGAGCGGGTAAAAGTCGGGATCGCCGAATCGAAGGTCGCGGACGAGGACGCGCTGCTCACGACAAGCGGGCTCGGGTCGTGTCTGGGCGTGGCGGTGTACGACCGGTCGGCGTCGGTCGCGGGTCTCGTCCACGTCATGCTCCCTTCGATCGACGAGATGGAGGGCGGCAACGACGCGAAGTTCGCCGACTCGGGGATCCGGGCGCTCGTCGCCGACATGGAACGGCGAGGCGCCGACCGCGAGCGCATGGAGGCGAAGATCGCGGGCGGCAGCGACATGCTCGACTTCTCCGAGAACGGCTCGGGGATCGGCGTGCGCAACGTCGAGATGGGACGCCGAACGCTCGCCGAGTTCGACATCCCCGTCGTCGGCGAGGATGTCGGCGGCGACCACGGCCGCTCGCTTCGCCTCGAAGCGACCTCCGGCGATCTCATCGTCAAGAGCGCGAATCGCGATCCGGTCACGCTGTAG
- a CDS encoding chemotaxis protein CheC produces the protein MKVDVQSLGTFNRLAHEGAKQATQSLCQMTGLDAVVDVTKITLVDRADVGEQLTDGEYVGVQFAFDGELAGDTVLVFDRAGSETIVESLVPGGSDDEAMARSSVEEIGNIMMSGFIDGWADFLETTIEHSPPEYVAGDGSAMLPDPPEDAERDQVFVFKSEIEWIGESVSFYIYMFPEYDPLADVMARTGDTEDDAIPIDKLEVFNEMTKDGTQQAAANVEMMTGIETEAEVTRLSFAPIEDVPKQVGTDTYVGTVVEFTGVPSGFLLVLFDEASAVHIAEAMMPVEMDADELTDQHKAAIEELGNIMTSGFVDGWANVLQTSVEHTPPRLVHDMGRAVVDPLAAQVGQHQEHAFIIDSEMRTDDIQFGAEIHALPNEKELRQALDELLVERADQTEADVETIF, from the coding sequence ATGAAAGTCGACGTCCAGTCGCTCGGGACGTTCAACCGTCTGGCTCACGAGGGGGCCAAGCAGGCGACCCAGTCGCTGTGCCAGATGACCGGGCTGGACGCCGTCGTCGACGTGACGAAGATCACGCTGGTCGACCGCGCGGACGTGGGCGAGCAGCTGACCGACGGGGAGTACGTCGGCGTCCAGTTCGCCTTCGACGGCGAGCTCGCGGGCGACACGGTGCTCGTGTTCGACCGGGCCGGTAGCGAGACGATCGTCGAGTCGCTGGTCCCCGGCGGGTCGGACGACGAGGCGATGGCTCGATCCAGCGTCGAGGAGATCGGCAACATCATGATGAGCGGGTTCATCGACGGCTGGGCGGACTTCCTGGAGACGACCATCGAGCACTCCCCGCCGGAGTACGTGGCGGGCGACGGCTCGGCGATGCTCCCGGACCCCCCCGAGGACGCCGAGCGCGACCAGGTGTTCGTCTTCAAGAGCGAGATCGAGTGGATCGGCGAGTCGGTGAGCTTCTACATCTACATGTTCCCCGAGTACGACCCGCTCGCGGACGTGATGGCCCGGACCGGCGACACCGAGGACGACGCCATCCCGATCGACAAGCTCGAGGTCTTCAACGAGATGACCAAGGACGGCACCCAGCAGGCCGCCGCCAACGTCGAGATGATGACCGGGATCGAGACCGAGGCGGAGGTCACCCGGCTCAGTTTCGCGCCGATCGAGGACGTGCCCAAGCAGGTCGGGACCGACACCTACGTCGGGACCGTCGTCGAGTTCACGGGCGTCCCGAGCGGGTTCCTGCTCGTGTTGTTCGACGAGGCCTCGGCGGTCCACATCGCCGAGGCGATGATGCCGGTCGAGATGGACGCCGACGAGCTGACCGACCAGCACAAGGCCGCTATCGAGGAGCTGGGCAACATCATGACCTCGGGGTTCGTCGACGGCTGGGCGAACGTGCTCCAGACCTCCGTCGAACACACGCCGCCGCGGCTGGTCCACGACATGGGTCGGGCGGTCGTCGACCCGCTGGCCGCCCAGGTCGGGCAACACCAGGAACACGCCTTCATCATCGACTCGGAGATGCGGACCGACGACATCCAGTTCGGCGCCGAGATCCACGCCCTGCCGAACGAAAAGGAGTTACGTCAGGCGCTCGACGAGTTGCTCGTCGAACGGGCCGACCAGACCGAGGCCGACGTGGAAACGATCTTCTGA
- the cheY gene encoding chemotaxis protein CheY produces the protein MSDVLIADDSEFMRNLLREILEEDHNIVGEVENGVEAVETYKESEPDLVMMDIVMPIRDGIEATDEIKTSNPEANVIMCTSVGQEEKMKEAVKAGADGYITKPFQKPSVMEAIEDVVPS, from the coding sequence ATGTCAGACGTATTGATAGCCGACGACTCGGAGTTCATGCGAAACCTGCTACGCGAGATCCTCGAGGAGGATCACAACATCGTGGGTGAGGTGGAGAACGGCGTCGAGGCGGTCGAGACGTACAAGGAATCGGAGCCGGACCTGGTGATGATGGACATCGTGATGCCCATCCGCGACGGGATCGAGGCGACCGACGAGATCAAGACCTCCAATCCGGAGGCGAACGTCATCATGTGTACCAGCGTCGGCCAGGAGGAGAAGATGAAGGAGGCGGTCAAGGCCGGCGCGGACGGCTACATCACGAAACCGTTCCAGAAACCGAGCGTCATGGAAGCCATCGAGGACGTCGTCCCGTCATGA
- a CDS encoding DUF7500 family protein, translating to MVTGDDEPTEGDDGPILSPDELDITQDEHVAEIDDGRYVVSPGEPIGDTPAVDDHTSAADRPPETPPEPAAEPAAEPPELTEADVHEFLATQFSDSGSRYGFDITATFDGSIRQRQMVSNDVVTIFESLVLWYAQQIDGKTPVEEVLGILLMEANVPVRYPPASLRRLLESTELSPEDSIADLIAAVGDEDGFRI from the coding sequence ATGGTGACAGGCGACGACGAGCCGACCGAGGGAGACGACGGCCCCATCCTCTCGCCCGACGAGCTCGACATCACGCAGGACGAGCACGTCGCCGAGATCGACGACGGGCGCTACGTCGTCTCGCCGGGCGAACCCATCGGGGACACGCCGGCGGTCGACGACCACACGTCGGCGGCCGACCGGCCCCCCGAGACGCCGCCGGAACCGGCCGCCGAACCGGCGGCGGAGCCCCCGGAGCTGACGGAGGCGGACGTCCACGAGTTCCTCGCGACGCAGTTCTCCGATTCGGGCTCGCGATACGGCTTCGACATCACGGCGACGTTCGACGGGTCGATCCGGCAGCGACAGATGGTCTCGAACGACGTGGTGACGATCTTCGAGAGCCTCGTGCTCTGGTACGCCCAGCAGATCGACGGCAAGACGCCCGTCGAGGAGGTACTGGGTATCCTGCTGATGGAGGCCAACGTCCCGGTCCGCTACCCGCCGGCGAGCCTCCGACGCCTGCTCGAATCGACCGAGCTGTCCCCCGAGGACTCGATCGCCGACCTCATCGCCGCCGTCGGCGACGAGGACGGGTTCCGGATCTGA
- a CDS encoding archaellin/type IV pilin N-terminal domain-containing protein, whose translation MLHNERNERDRGQVGIGTLIVFIAMVLVAAIAAGVLINTAGFLQTKSEETGQQSGQQVTNRLQVSAATGTNLSESSVGVVNLTLKKSPGASNIDLENATVQWVGPSGTYNLVNATVQASGSDGHFGIVPFKDSDGSHPVLNDPDDRMVMVFDLGRDDVVSDDKMSLDTRTGRQTGDGSGDGQTYFGDQIPEGASINVQITTKSGATTNEQLTVPETISGANAVQL comes from the coding sequence ATGCTACACAACGAACGCAACGAACGAGACCGCGGGCAGGTCGGTATCGGGACCCTCATCGTGTTCATCGCGATGGTCCTGGTGGCGGCGATCGCGGCAGGCGTGCTAATCAACACGGCGGGCTTCCTGCAGACGAAGTCCGAAGAGACGGGCCAACAGTCGGGACAGCAGGTCACCAACCGGCTGCAAGTTTCGGCGGCGACGGGGACGAACCTCAGTGAGTCCTCGGTCGGCGTCGTGAACCTCACGTTGAAGAAGTCCCCGGGGGCGAGTAATATCGACCTCGAGAACGCGACTGTCCAATGGGTCGGCCCCTCGGGCACCTACAACCTGGTCAACGCGACCGTCCAAGCGTCCGGCTCGGACGGGCACTTCGGTATCGTGCCGTTCAAGGACTCCGACGGTTCCCACCCGGTACTCAACGACCCCGACGACCGTATGGTGATGGTCTTCGACCTCGGTCGTGACGACGTGGTCTCCGACGACAAGATGTCGCTCGATACGCGGACGGGCCGGCAGACCGGTGACGGCAGTGGTGACGGGCAGACCTACTTCGGCGACCAGATCCCCGAAGGCGCGTCCATCAACGTCCAGATCACCACCAAGTCCGGTGCGACCACGAACGAACAGCTGACCGTCCCCGAAACGATCTCGGGCGCCAACGCGGTCCAGCTCTAA
- a CDS encoding DUF7521 family protein yields the protein MIELLYAVSTLVFVVAGLTMVGMAMRAYVQTSRQAMLHLSLGFSLAVAGAAATMISAFLTGFAGARSLLLVNSGLTTFGYLFVMYSLVTYE from the coding sequence GTGATCGAACTACTCTACGCCGTATCGACGCTCGTCTTCGTCGTCGCCGGACTGACGATGGTCGGCATGGCCATGCGCGCGTACGTGCAGACGTCCCGACAGGCGATGCTTCACCTCTCGCTGGGGTTCTCGCTGGCGGTCGCCGGCGCCGCCGCGACGATGATCAGTGCGTTCCTGACGGGGTTCGCCGGGGCGCGGTCGCTGTTGCTGGTCAACAGCGGGCTGACGACCTTCGGCTACCTCTTCGTCATGTACAGTCTCGTCACCTACGAGTGA
- a CDS encoding ArsR/SmtB family transcription factor, which yields MASAEILQTLGNKYSAEILDATDEPQSAQELSDELGIPIATCYRRIDELTEHDLLELHDNILSDDRRRIKVYRRNVDTVHIDFEESLTVEVEERTEVTNKLDEAWRTLSEG from the coding sequence ATGGCTTCAGCCGAGATTCTCCAGACCCTGGGGAACAAATACAGCGCAGAGATCCTGGACGCGACCGACGAGCCCCAATCGGCCCAGGAACTGAGCGACGAACTCGGGATCCCGATCGCCACCTGTTATCGCCGGATCGACGAGTTGACCGAACACGACCTGCTCGAACTCCACGACAACATCCTCTCGGACGACCGGCGGCGCATCAAGGTGTACCGACGAAACGTCGATACGGTCCACATCGACTTCGAGGAGTCGCTCACCGTGGAAGTCGAGGAACGGACGGAGGTCACGAACAAGCTCGACGAAGCCTGGCGGACACTCTCGGAAGGCTAG
- a CDS encoding RAD55 family ATPase, producing the protein MIELTKTGIDGLDEILNGGIVKNSTTLVSGNPGAGKSILCLQFIYNGVEQFDEKGIYLTFEEDEEDLREAAESIGFDKWGEYVDNGDIKVYDKKVLLRENDFSSSLELLLDDFEDNDYDRVVLDSLAMFELFFENEQEKRTYLLKFTDILSQNDLTTLMTNEQGAVFPETEIGLENYLTDGNIYLIQTPTESGVNRYVWVAKMRKQDIETDIFPMEISHGGIRVHQNASAFSMMSEDDNPL; encoded by the coding sequence ATGATCGAACTAACGAAAACCGGCATCGACGGGTTGGACGAGATCCTGAACGGTGGTATTGTCAAAAATTCGACCACCCTGGTGAGCGGGAATCCCGGGGCGGGCAAGAGCATCCTCTGTCTGCAGTTCATCTACAACGGCGTCGAGCAGTTCGACGAAAAGGGAATCTACCTGACCTTCGAGGAGGACGAGGAGGACCTGCGTGAGGCGGCCGAATCGATCGGCTTCGACAAGTGGGGCGAGTACGTCGACAACGGCGACATCAAGGTCTACGACAAGAAGGTCCTGCTGCGGGAGAACGACTTCTCCTCGTCGCTCGAACTCCTGCTGGACGACTTCGAGGACAACGACTACGACCGGGTCGTCCTCGACTCGCTGGCGATGTTCGAGCTCTTTTTCGAGAACGAACAGGAGAAACGCACGTACCTCCTGAAGTTCACGGACATCCTCAGTCAGAACGACCTGACGACGCTGATGACCAACGAACAGGGCGCCGTCTTCCCCGAGACGGAGATCGGGCTGGAGAACTACCTCACCGACGGGAACATCTACCTGATCCAGACACCGACCGAGTCGGGCGTCAACCGGTACGTCTGGGTCGCGAAGATGCGCAAACAGGACATCGAAACCGACATCTTCCCGATGGAGATCTCCCACGGCGGGATCCGCGTCCACCAGAACGCCAGCGCGTTCTCGATGATGAGCGAAGACGACAACCCGCTGTAG